GTGCAACGCCGGCATGAGAGcacattattactattattgtttttaactctcaatttttttattttccatttctcttGCTGTGTACCGAAACGAACCTGATGCGGGAAACGAGCTCGTGCCGTGAACTATGGTTGCGCCGGAGAACGGGTGATTCAGTCGGGTGAACTGGCCCGAATCCTGCGGTAAGGAGAACGGCACAGAGCCGCGCGGCGGCGGTCCGCTTCGTAGAATCGGCCCTTCGCCCCCAGGGTACCGCTGGAACGGTCCGAGATTTGGATCCTTCTCGGCGACGTGAAGCAATAATTTCTCAATGTGTCGACGGGCCTCGCTGGGTAGCTCGGAGCTTTGGCGTACATCGTATTCGCCGCCTGTCTCGGTAATTTCACGAGGGTTGAAATATTGCAAAGGGCCAGGTCGGTACGACACCCCGTCGTACTCGCGTTGTCCCTCTGCTCCCGCGCCCAGATCCATCGCCGTGTCGTAAAGACTTTGATCACCGCCGTGCGGGTATTCCTCCAGCCGTACCAGACCAGGATGACGGAGATTAATCAAGCTATACAACTCTTCGGGCAAGTTGCGAGTATTCGGATGTAGGATACCTGGCCCGTACGGGAGCAGATTTGGTGTCGAATTTCCAAGGTACGCTACGCGTGAAGGTTTTGTACTAGGAATGAGGTGAAATCGATTATCGGCTACCGGAACCCTCGCGGCTGATTGCGAGTCGTCGTTCCATCGATCGTGAGGTGCGACGGTTTTCGGCCCGTCGAACTTCGCGGCTGTGGTACCGCCTGCGGCCTGCGTAGAAGGCGACGTGCCTTGGTAGATCGCGGCCTCGcggtgattttgaaattgtggCGCGACTACGCCGTTATTGAGAGGTGCTGCGGGAATTAGATTGGGCCCGCGCAGGCGGTGGCTAAACGAAGTGTAACTGCTTTTATCGTCGGAGGGCGAAACCAGGGCGGTCGTCTTTCCAGGCGCGTCTTGCGAACTCGTCGTCGCCGCCGCCGATGTGGGTGAAATTTTGTCCATTGTTGGAATCAATTCCGACAGATTTGCATACATCTCTGAAGTTGTTGGGAGAGCGAAACGCGTTACACCACCCGCGGCCGCTGTCGCGTCTTTGATCGGTTTCATAAGTTCGACAGGTTTCTTCGATTCCGTCCTCGATTTCAACTTGTCCTTGGGGACCTGTATCGGCGGGTGGTTCGCTTTAACGTGGGTCCGCGGCGTCAATGGAAAGATGCCCTCTACGAAAGGTTGCGTCGGTACGAAATTCGGGTCATAGGGCCCGTGGTAAGGTGGGGGCGTGGGCGGTGCAGACGTCAACGGTATGGCCGTAACGGTGGTGTGTGACGTCGGGTGACCCGGGTCCATTGGGTAGTGGATTAGTCCGTGATCGTCGGTCGAGTCGGGGTTAATAATCGAGTCCAAGTTTGCCGCACTCTCGTGTGATTTTGGTCTGGGGATCGTTGCGTAACGATCCGGCAATCCCTGCACAACGGTCCGTTTCTGTTGGTCAATCGGTTCGCTTATACCCGGTATCATTTTATCGCCAATCGGCTGCTGCTGATCGATACTGTCTGTGGCAAAGGGGCCGGGATACGCTGACGTACCGTTCCTTCCTGGAATAAGCAAAGTCCACAATTGTCACAGAAGAGTCGGGGTAATCGGTCACGGTTGCAGTTGTCAGAGGTTATGCTTGTTACAATGATCCTTATTGCGTACACCCTTGCAACGGGTGTACACGTCACTGGGGTAGTATGATATATTGatgtgtgcgcgcgtgtgcGTGTTTGTATGAGTATAGTTTTCACGGCGATCGATCCTTGTACCATACGACTACTACTTATGATAATCATGTATTATAATCACTCGCGTGCAAGAGACCGTATCGCGACGTGCGCGCATGTCCAAGTGTATTGCCATGTGGACTTTATACACGAGACACCGTGGGACTTGTACCTAAGCATGATCTTATACTTATGGGTGCAGGtgaggtatatgtataatttatccAGTCGAAGGTCACGGATACTTAAAACTTACCGATCGTTGGGGGCAACGAGGCCTCGGAGGGGTTTCCGCATACCCAGTGCAAGCAGCACTTGTCCTCGGGGAGATGTCTCAGCGATGCGTGAGTCGGTGGGCAGTCGAGATTCGTTGGCGGCAATGCTGGGACGGGTGGGCACGCCGGTTGACAGGATACATTTCCCATGTCGCAGTAACATCTCTTGTCGCATCCGGTTACGCTCGTCGGTATCTGACTCCAGTTGTTGTACATCTTATCCTGGTAAAGGCAGGAGCCGTTGTTCTTGCACCTAACCTCTTGGGAGCAACAACGGGGCGCTACCGGCACGAAATCTGCCGGCACCGACTCCCAGTCGAGGCAATTCGGGTCCAGCACGTCGAGACCAAAGTCGGTCGGACACTCGATGGTCGCGCATTCCGTTTTTGGGCTAATCCCTTGAACGTCTCCGCTGCAAGTGCAGAACGATATGCACTCGTCGTACCATTCGGCACCGATTTTGTACGACGTACCCCGGTGATTGCAGACGCCAGCTGTCTCAGCTCCTTTACTATCGATACCGGTTGTTGCAGGGTCCGCGTTCGACAGACCTGGTAGGTTGACTTGCAGGGGCGTCGCAATCGGCCGATTACCCGCCCCGTCGATCACTCGAACGTAGTAGGTGCGCGAGGGCTCCAAACCTCCGATGATGCTATCTGAAAATTGCGTTACAATTTGGTGTGAATCACACGAACCGCTGCAGTTGCGTTGCACCTACCGCTATCGCCCAACTTCGTACGGCTCTGTGCAATTAAAAATTCGTACCGACGAGTAAAGCGACTGTGGGAATGATCCCGAACGATTTGGACACAAAaggtatgaaaatataatccCGTGGGCGCGGCATAAATGTTTTGCATCCAACGTATTCGCCACGGTGAGAACGCGGAGAGATCTACGTCGTCAAGTCTGCATACCTTCACGGAGTTTCTCCGACCTCCAAAGAACGTTATCCGTTGACAGTTGAATCGTGACGTTCTGCGGTGTCgtattattggaaaaaaatagtttcattgCAGTCGAGTTTACCGCCTCTATCTTCGTAAGATTATCGTACGGCTCCGCCGACGGTAAGTCAGACTTGATCTCGTGGTCGCCGAGAGTCACGTCGCAGAGAGTGATCGTACAGCAGGCGTCCCTGGGATCGGGTACGGGGACACACTTGTCGGGTTGGTTCGCGCTCGATGCCATCATCGTCGCCATTGACGTTGACGTCGAATTCGAAGGGCATCTCGGCCGACACTTGAGCTTTCCTCGGGCCTCGCATACGCATACCTGCGAGCATCCGTCTTCGACGGTGCCACCCCTTGGCACGGTATTGTTGCCCAAGTAGCAGAATTCCTCCGGCTCCGTTTCTGTAGTTTCATATACAGGAATgcaagtatatgtataacgttaTATGTCTATAAtttacatgcatacatataacATATGGCATAATATAAGCTCGTCAACCTAGTCGCTACCACGTATCAGACGAATAGTCCGTCCGTCACGTCGATTTAATGCAAGTTCTAATTGTAAGCTAAATTTTGTCGTCGGTCAAGATATTGTGCCGGGCTTGATTAATTGGATGATAATCGCCGTGTAGACAAGTGTGCCGCCCGGGGCGGTTAATTAGATGGGAGATGTCAATGATAGATCGGATAAAGCGACGTCTTTTCTcacttgataattttttctttcaatatacCAGGGTGTTCGGTACAGTATACCTGGCCTATCAATGAATTTCGAGTACCCGGTGAACCGCCTCGTTTAACCGGGGCGAATGGGACCGGGTGCGTCCCCGATAAATGAAATCCACGGAGGATCCAAATACGATAACGAAAGTGTATGTATGTTTCGTAAAATCGGAAAACGTAGATCGATTCTGCCGATGATTGACTCTGCAAGTTTCACAGTAGCAATATTGTATTAATAAAAAGGTGTTATTCATAATGATTCTACCGTCATTTTATCACTAAAAAGAAGACGTTTAACACTTTTGTTTTTAGACCGGCTTTGAAAAGTCTACGGATATCGATCCGTCAGTATCCACCTCCTTGCGTGTACTCCTCGGGAATACATGTCGTCCATTCTATCGGCGATAACACGGATTCTCAGAAGTGAAAACAGGAACGAAATATTTCGCAGCAAGACCGGTTAATCCGCACTCGAACCGGACGAACCGCACCCGGTTAATCGAGGTTTTACCGCGATTCATTGCTTGGAAACAGAATTATTCACCGCTCATTGGAAGAAATCGATTATGCTTTTGTTACTAACCAAATGGGAAATATTCAAAGGCGATGCTCCGTCGAGGCTCATCTTTTAATACAGGCAGGATGAGACAACGAACGGTTTTAGGGGTCGGCGGTTCGAAAAGAAATATCATAATATACAATTGTTACGGGTCAGTCTAGCGTTATAAAGGTATAACTTGAGGTAGTCATAAATACCCGAGTCTTGAGCGCATGCTATCGCAACGCAACAGGGATCGCCTGGTATTGAGTTCTCTTGACAGAGGGGATCCCCGATTTCTCTTCCAGCGCGGAAAAATGGGGGCGCACAAGTAAGTGGCCGACAATCAGTGATTTTTCCGTCGTTGCTACATACGCATCGCTCCTCGCAATTTCCGTACACATGCGATCCAGGCGCGTACGTCTCGTTGCCTCGGGTACATCTCACCTCCGCACCCTGAACAGGTGACAGCTCAACAGGCCCGGACGCATCCGCGTGAAAGTTTAACCCGGATACGTTTCTACTCGCCAAATACTCCCCACCCTCGATGTCTTTGTCATCCTCGTCCATGCTGACGTCACTTAAATCCGTTATGTTGCCGTGCAGCGAATTTCTCGTATCCGTGTTTCCCTCACCTTGTACACCGATGCTATTTCCCTGCATGGCGCGGCCCCTTGATTCTGTTGTAAATTCTGGGCCATCTTGAGCCGGGTTCCCGGAGGATGCTACCCGTGTCTCCTTCGAGTCAGCTTGCTCGCTGGCTATTCTTGTCGCATTAATCGACGGCGCATACGCGGCAGTCGTCGTTACCGTTGACGGTAGTAGATATTTGACTTCGTTTCCGTTTCCTCTGACATTGCCCGTTGACAAAGCTTTCTGGTTCCCGCTCGAAGGATACGTGGGCAGTACGTCGTCACTTCGTGCCGTCGCGGTATGAACTTGTTCCCTTGATGTCTCGTGGCTTGGGACGTTCGTGCGCAACGGTCGGACACCAGGCACGTCATTGTCAGCTgcggtaaagaaaaaaatgttctatACGTATGAGTACGATGCCGCCACGAATAGCGTGCAGGTAcgagttttcatttttgaaatcggacAGAGACggatgttttatttttattcttataaaggtaatttgttttcattttattctaaaCCACCCAAGTCAAGACTGTCGAAATACCGCGCGTCATAAAAACACACAGGCTGCCCGATTTGcgatacatatgtataggcgcgcgcgcacacgcacgcacgcacgcacgcatgCACGCACGCATAGATTTATAATTCACGCGGTTTGATAGGTAGAAAAGAAAGCTCGTCTCCTTCTTGTAATCGGTTCTGGTGAAAGTTGTCACCCGTGATAGCGCACTGTACTATCATATCGTATAGAAAATACATGCAGGATCTTTGTAACTCGGTAAGCTTACACACCTCTGTATACACTGCAGAGAAGTGAAAACAAGCAAAGTATTCGTGCAACGGTCGTAAATACCgtatactatacgtatatataccaCTGTCAGTGCCGTCAAACTTGCGACCGAGAACTACATTTTGTGAAAAAGTTGCGTGTATGTAGGCATACGTTTGTACCTGCTCAATTTTCTCGCCTGCGGTTAAATCCCGGAGCCTACGGTACGTTGGATTTTTATAGGTGCATGGCTACGTTCAttttgtgatgaaaaaatgtacgatCTTGTTGCGAATTCTTGTATTATTGCAGCGATAATTTATGAGCAAAATTACGTGTTCTCATCGGTGGCTTGGCCGTGATGCAGAAGAAATGTAGACCAAGTTACCGTTCCGGTACAATCCAATGAATTCGCCTGCGAGGGGACTAATGAGGGTTTACGTTCGACTAGAATTTTCCATAGGCGTACGTAACGGCATCGATCAAAGTTCGACCATTTGTTGCCGCACACCAAATCTATTTGTAACTCCAAAATTGTGTTATACGTACGCAGCTGATTTGACGGGGAGAAACTACAAATATCTCGAAACCCGTACGTGTATTCATAGTAGAAAACGTGATACGAGGAGCTTTTTTGTCATCGTCTTCTACTCGCGGGAACCGCATTCTTAAGCTCTGACAGCAATATACCGGATTTTAGGCAAGGGATGGATCAGGTATACAGGCCTATGCGCAGGAGTGCAGGTATAATAAACGCGGCAGGAGGAGCAGCCGTATAGAGGTATACGCATGAGTAATACAAGCATTCGAGTGAATCACAGACAGGCGACTAGCTATAtgtagtatataatatattcttgGATATATGATGTATTATCGCATGATTGGAGAAGAGAATCAATATCCATCGATCAAATATATCCGCATCCGAAATGGCATCAAAACGGAGAACTTGGAGGTTGTATGGGAAATTCTCGTAACATTGCCGatattatgtacgtataatgtacattgtacataacTTGTAGGTGATTGGTTATACTTTGGCAGGCCGTCCAATTGTACCAAGCTTGGTTTAAGCGCCTCAAAATACTACGCAGTTTCATTCCGGATTTGAGTATCGATAATCGGAGCTCGCAATACATGCACCTATAACGGTACAACACGTAACAGTATAGTCCCTGTATATCCCACGTGGATATCGGTGCGGGAATTCGTTTTGCAATCCGAGGAGCGGCTCAAGAAACTGGGAAAGAATTTGTGACTTTTTCCGTTAAGCTGGAACGCAATTAGGATCGCAAAAGCAGACCTGTTGCTGCGGATACTGCTCGTATAGCCGAATTTACGCGAATACGCCCGTCAAATTTAACGATAACAAGCAATCTGTTCGGGTGCGCGTACACGTGCGTCAAGTACACGGGCGGACAATTTCCGAGTTACGCGCCTGTGATTATATCAATTCTCTAGCAATTATCGCCACAACTTTCGaagcgtatatatataattaccCTACGCTGGTGGCAATTAATAATATCCATATGTGCGGCGAAAGCGTCTGTGCTATTTATAGCTTGTAAGTATGACGGAAACGTTTGCATGCGCGAGAAGGAATCCTCGTGTGAAAAGCAAGTTTTCGACAAACCGTGTACCTAACCGATTCAACGCAATGCAAAAGCCTCTCGACCGGTTCGATAATTTTCGCGTTATTTTTAGGAAAATCGATTCGCTAAAACAGCGCAACGTTTCTCACAGGTAGGCGGTATACGccgtatacatataggtataaaacGGTGCGTGAGCTCATCCGCTGTCGTATCTACGTATATGTACGAGAACGACGTGACGACGTCGTTTAATCGTAAGCGTCTGCAGGCGGTTGTTTTCCTCATGCGATTCCTGCGAAGCATTGAACTCACCGAGAGGATGTATCCGTTGGTCGTTTAACGTTGTAGCCTTCGTAGATTCTTCGGTGTGCGCAGCAGCTAGTATACCGTAGATGGCTGATCCGGCTACCAGTAACTGTAATATCCATcgtcttgaaattttcatggtTAGCATTCTTAACGCATAATTGTTGTTACTTCCACTGTTTTACCGCGCGACGCACAATTTCGACACTCCTTGACTATACGCGAAGATCTTTGCACGACACTTTTCTGATATTTTGTATCTTTCACCGCAAACGAGGATCAATGCGTGCATGCAGCAGTTCACAACATTTCACGTTCACAAGACTCTTGCAGGAAAGAATCTCTTTGTTCCCCGTGTGAGGACCCGCGCCCCACCttgagtatatttttttttttttcctttgagGAAAACGCGTACAACCAACTACCGCGCGTACAATACTGTGGTTCTAATTCGTcgaaacttatttttttctacgctCCGATCGTAGAAACGCGTATGGTTGGCCAGGCGGTAACCGCAGGAGCCTTCTCTGCCACGGAAGGCTGCTACGTACTTCTAGAGACTTGTCGGCCCGGTGAACGTTGAACGGTGAACGGTGAACGGCGAACGGTGAACGGAGAATCTCCATCGCGCCTCGGCACACcgcgcctcgcctcgccttcTTTCCTGGCTCTCTATTACACGCTATACACCTACAGTCCACCTTCGATATACCTACTACAGCGACAACATATCGTCGCCGCTACCCCTTTACCCTGTATACCGCTCTCTCCTATCCGTAGTGTATCTTTCGATCCGGTGAGAGGCAAGAGCTCGAGGTACAGTACGttgaagagaagagaagaaggaagAGTTTTTACCGTTCGATACTGGTATATTTATAACACACGCACAGAGTTATGATACATTTAACCCATTTGTGTGTACCTATATAGTATACAATACTGATGTATACCCGTACGGTGTTACTATAATTTCCTCGTCTCGCTGAATTGGACCTCGCGATGTACACACGtatcattattatacgtaGATATACATCGatgtttgattaattaataatcagTGTACTGCGGCACTGACCGGTTCAGTTTTAtctgtttatttatatttcactggattgataatgaaaatgtattccaATTTTACAATCTTACAATCAAAATTATTACTAATGATGAGACATGAAACGTGCATGAGCAGCAGATATTGGAAAGACACATGCTCGCACGTGCCTTCCGTCTCTTTCTAATTTCTTGCGTACGATGAAACTTGCGAACATATGCCATTTCATTACACCGCTGGAGAATTTCTGCAATCCAAACCAAGATCGCCCGCCAACAAGCAACGTAACGTCTTCTTGTATATTTTCCTGCTCACGGAATGGGGATGACTTACGACGATCGATGTGCAAGACAAACTCTTACCTGTCTTGTTTTCACAGTGTACGGAAATCGGTATAATGTTCGCGTACGCAAATGTATACCACGGTGAAAAAGATGCGGGTGTACAAACGTAAAGCGACGTGTTATAGGATAGATATGTCGGAACACGTTCTGAAGGTCTCCTGGGGTCCGCAACCAAGAGATCCGGTCTGCCCGAATCCGTCGTCGGTAGTGCACAATCCCCAGTTGTTGCCCGCCCTCCAGTGCCATCTCAGCACGCAGTGTTCGCAAACTAATGAGTCTGGTAACTTGACGGTTGCCGTGTAGCTGCCGATAGCCGAGTTGGCGAGGGTGTAGTCGTAAGAACCTTCGTCCAAAATGAGAGGATACATCTCGAAACAATCTTCCGTCTCAATTACTTCAGGACCATCCTCGAGTGggcaaatattgaaattaaaatagcCCCTGTGATTTGCAGTTATCATCACGGTCAAGTTCACCCATGATCCTTGCTCGTAGCTGTGGTCGGATAATAACATTATAGAAACACATGACTAAAGTTGAAACAATGCGTGGCATAAAATGCAGTTGTTCCCTAAATACGCTAGAACACGTTAGTTAGTTTATGTCACGTGAACATATTATAATCGCCGGGTCAGTTTGCTCGaaagtaattttaatatacCGACAGGGTCATTTGTAATCCGCCGAATACTTGGCTCGTGAGCAACAATTAGAACCGCTTGTGCGGGTATCGGCATATGTATCGTGTAAAATCGTGGGCGGCGCGGCGACGTTATTCGCACTCGATTTCAACAACCGATAGAAATTATCCCGTATGaacaggtatatgtatatattataatatacgtatatgcgtaTAAGGAATGCGTGGACAGACATCACCTTTCCGTTTACTCATTTTCTGCAGTCTGTTATTTCTTAGGCTTGCTTGTACAATCTATACGTACCTATATCAAACGTGTCATTGGTACGTTATACTGTTGATAATCGCAGATAGTGGAAATCAGTGTTACCCGTAAAGATAACGGCTGCCGATCATATCTTACCTTTTAATTTTGATCGTCCAATGATTCTACGTATATCCGTATCTGAATACTTTCTGTTCTTAATATTCATTTCAGCTCTTTTCATGAATTGACTTATTCTCAACCGTCAGACGTttgggtataaaaaaatatgcaccTATGTGGGTGTGACGGGACACGACCCCGCACCTTACAGACTATTGCTGTGCAAACTTTACTTTTGTAGTATTCCTTCGTTAGTCGGCATCAGCAGCTATAACAAgcataagaataataattaaactcaCGTGGCAACAATAATTCCATTTCCATAAGTCCCTGTATTTTCGTTCGGTCGCGGCTGCTTCAGTGCATAATCGTCTCCGCATATCCCGCATTGACCGCTGTTCTCGCTCCATTGTTTCTAAGAAATTCAACAAAACGACGTATAACCGATCTACCGAAACTTCTTTCATATGAAGGACATAACAGATATTATCATATTGTGCGCTAATTTTACAACCGGAGTGCAGCGAACTCTGGTAACGCAGGACAATTGGTGAAATAGAACCATTGGTGATTGGTGAAAGACCTACCGCGTATCCTCCGCAAAAGTTTTCGTTGTCATTGTAGTTTATCGGAGTCGAGTATCCCTTTCGCCACATGCTACTCCTATTCACAGGATCAACAAGCATACCATGCCCGAAAATCCCTCTTACGAGGTGCAGTATTATCAGCCACGACAATGCGACAGTCTGGTGCCGAGCAGTGCCGCGCATCTCGTCGGTACGATTTATTACGTGTTATTATAATATCCCGTGGgatttcaacgataatttgTTGATGCTGCAGGCGTAACGCCGAATATTCACCGTTTACGCTATGGGGTATAAATCACGAATATATCGCCAGCGGTCCTCAACTCGCGAAAATCAAATTACGTTAAGTCTACTTCACTCCACGCATCGCCTTTTATAGAAGCCGTGTGTTTGTCGCAGTTCGAGCGATAAGGGACATTATACCCAGTGTTTTAAGTGTCATGCGTGTCTTGATATAAATATGACTGTATCCGGTAGGTATACGATATAGCTGCGTGACGCGCTATGTAGACCACACCCTCCCTGATGATGAGGGTATCGCAGGAGGGTTACTTGTGCGATATCAATTTATAT
This region of Neodiprion fabricii isolate iyNeoFabr1 chromosome 7, iyNeoFabr1.1, whole genome shotgun sequence genomic DNA includes:
- the LOC124186365 gene encoding uncharacterized protein LOC124186365, which encodes MRGTARHQTVALSWLIILHLVRGIFGHGMLVDPVNRSSMWRKGYSTPINYNDNENFCGGYAKQWSENSGQCGICGDDYALKQPRPNENTGTYGNGIIVATYEQGSWVNLTVMITANHRGYFNFNICPLEDGPEVIETEDCFEMYPLILDEGSYDYTLANSAIGSYTATVKLPDSLVCEHCVLRWHWRAGNNWGLCTTDDGFGQTGSLGCGPQETFRTCSDISIL
- the LOC124186369 gene encoding putative epidermal cell surface receptor, with translation MLTMKISRRWILQLLVAGSAIYGILAAAHTEESTKATTLNDQRIHPLADNDVPGVRPLRTNVPSHETSREQVHTATARSDDVLPTYPSSGNQKALSTGNVRGNGNEVKYLLPSTVTTTAAYAPSINATRIASEQADSKETRVASSGNPAQDGPEFTTESRGRAMQGNSIGVQGEGNTDTRNSLHGNITDLSDVSMDEDDKDIEGGEYLASRNVSGLNFHADASGPVELSPVQGAEVRCTRGNETYAPGSHVYGNCEERCVCSNDGKITDCRPLTCAPPFFRAGREIGDPLCQENSIPGDPCCVAIACAQDSETEPEEFCYLGNNTVPRGGTVEDGCSQVCVCEARGKLKCRPRCPSNSTSTSMATMMASSANQPDKCVPVPDPRDACCTITLCDVTLGDHEIKSDLPSAEPYDNLTKIEAVNSTAMKLFFSNNTTPQNVTIQLSTDNVLWRSEKLREDSIIGGLEPSRTYYVRVIDGAGNRPIATPLQVNLPGLSNADPATTGIDSKGAETAGVCNHRGTSYKIGAEWYDECISFCTCSGDVQGISPKTECATIECPTDFGLDVLDPNCLDWESVPADFVPVAPRCCSQEVRCKNNGSCLYQDKMYNNWSQIPTSVTGCDKRCYCDMGNVSCQPACPPVPALPPTNLDCPPTHASLRHLPEDKCCLHWVCGNPSEASLPPTIGRNGTSAYPGPFATDSIDQQQPIGDKMIPGISEPIDQQKRTVVQGLPDRYATIPRPKSHESAANLDSIINPDSTDDHGLIHYPMDPGHPTSHTTVTAIPLTSAPPTPPPYHGPYDPNFVPTQPFVEGIFPLTPRTHVKANHPPIQVPKDKLKSRTESKKPVELMKPIKDATAAAGGVTRFALPTTSEMYANLSELIPTMDKISPTSAAATTSSQDAPGKTTALVSPSDDKSSYTSFSHRLRGPNLIPAAPLNNGVVAPQFQNHREAAIYQGTSPSTQAAGGTTAAKFDGPKTVAPHDRWNDDSQSAARVPVADNRFHLIPSTKPSRVAYLGNSTPNLLPYGPGILHPNTRNLPEELYSLINLRHPGLVRLEEYPHGGDQSLYDTAMDLGAGAEGQREYDGVSYRPGPLQYFNPREITETGGEYDVRQSSELPSEARRHIEKLLLHVAEKDPNLGPFQRYPGGEGPILRSGPPPRGSVPFSLPQDSGQFTRLNHPFSGATIVHGTSSFPASGLDHALPPGFPIRGRPEIQSSSDQITVQTLEAVAEDRIRLVFTVPRILVGLHGRVEVRYTSEKMNTDPSTWKSQIFTPPDDLIATQLLEFELGDLVPSTEYKVMVTVKLRDLSNSPISKIHSVVTLEAENTDVATLPPQIPTDAELAVAETNSTWANIVWRKFTEYELQFIDGVQLRYKEIAGKVYAATPLIHRAVTSYVLENLKPSATYQVEIYFIPFPGQPNELVSEKSINFTTSSAPDPYAFDINVAIKGIKSTEVEVAWKGVPYPEDKYVNIYRAIYQSDTGKEDTSTFKIAKRDSPAKTTIGELKPGTHYRLWIEVYLTNGRIKKSNVQDFVTKPGIPMSAGVLQQQGKLATQFPLHEGDYYGPLVIVAIVASLAILSTLILLMMLMKRRTSSKADISPRKSTAAYDNPSYKTCENATPSVSCNGHEIETETIR